A genome region from Natranaeroarchaeum sulfidigenes includes the following:
- the nreA gene encoding DNA repair protein NreA, with translation MRLDEFVDGLERDDAAERRRLAEEKSYEITEYIDRVADRFEDAIQDETMVGSTSPSVFVGTSNYPSVSTGVLSPVGDEDRAGDYVTDDSWYRQGYSIDDVFQRRTGLMNSQQRVDVDAPGRHAGHTTPAVADAWDGMLGAQREVAIAGNPVDVEIGLDGSPDLGIDVDDIAAPTGPNVAAESVDLTENPYVPRPVKKTLEDDDWQAEGAMTYLYRRGFDVYDIREILSAGALGQGENRRLVPTRWSITAVDDTIGKYLRGTLRNATSIDETQVWYNEFMGNRFWIVLTPGRWEFELVEMKAPGSVWNPTVDSGYWLASASEGYEGRTSYVEETAGAYYASRLGVLEHLAEEGRQAKCLVLREVTDEYWAPVGVWQIRESVRNAFDPDGGRDVPGAEIPPTLAGKHATAETFRDAITGLESQLPISMGELRRKSDMVAGIQSQLSDF, from the coding sequence ATGCGCCTCGACGAGTTCGTCGACGGACTGGAACGTGATGACGCCGCCGAGCGTCGCCGCCTCGCCGAGGAGAAGTCCTACGAGATCACGGAGTACATCGACCGCGTCGCTGATCGGTTCGAGGACGCGATTCAGGACGAGACGATGGTCGGGTCGACGTCGCCGTCGGTGTTCGTCGGAACCTCTAACTACCCATCAGTCTCGACCGGCGTGCTCTCGCCGGTCGGCGACGAGGATCGGGCTGGCGACTACGTCACCGACGATAGCTGGTACCGGCAGGGCTACTCCATCGACGACGTCTTTCAGCGCCGGACGGGACTGATGAACTCCCAGCAGCGCGTCGACGTGGACGCGCCGGGCCGTCACGCCGGACACACCACGCCCGCAGTCGCCGACGCGTGGGACGGGATGCTCGGCGCACAGCGTGAGGTCGCGATCGCCGGGAACCCGGTCGACGTCGAGATCGGGCTGGATGGCAGCCCGGACCTCGGCATCGACGTCGACGACATCGCCGCGCCGACCGGGCCAAACGTCGCCGCCGAGTCGGTCGACCTCACCGAGAACCCCTACGTTCCGCGCCCGGTCAAGAAAACGCTCGAAGACGACGACTGGCAGGCCGAGGGCGCGATGACGTATCTCTACCGGCGTGGCTTCGACGTCTACGACATCCGCGAGATCCTCTCGGCGGGGGCGCTCGGGCAGGGCGAGAACCGACGGCTCGTCCCGACGCGCTGGTCGATCACCGCCGTCGACGACACGATCGGCAAGTATCTTCGCGGCACCCTGCGAAACGCCACGAGCATCGACGAGACGCAGGTCTGGTACAACGAGTTCATGGGCAACCGCTTCTGGATCGTGCTCACGCCGGGGCGGTGGGAGTTCGAGCTCGTCGAGATGAAAGCTCCCGGCAGCGTCTGGAACCCGACTGTCGACTCGGGCTACTGGCTTGCCAGCGCCTCGGAAGGCTACGAGGGCCGCACGAGCTACGTCGAGGAGACCGCGGGGGCGTACTACGCCAGCCGGCTGGGCGTCCTCGAACATCTCGCGGAGGAGGGTCGTCAGGCCAAGTGTCTCGTCCTCCGGGAGGTAACCGACGAGTACTGGGCTCCCGTCGGCGTCTGGCAGATCCGCGAGAGCGTCCGGAACGCGTTCGATCCCGATGGCGGGCGGGACGTTCCCGGTGCCGAGATCCCCCCGACGCTCGCCGGGAAACACGCCACGGCCGAGACGTTCCGGGACGCGATCACCGGGCTGGAATCCCAGCTTCCGATCTCGATGGGCGAGCTCCGGCGGAAATCCGACATGGTGGCGGGGATTCAGTCACAGTTGAGCGACTTCTGA
- a CDS encoding DUF302 domain-containing protein has product MTLPYDPAELTDDDIGEKRATLEMDHEEAIELVREVCAEVGFGIPVEFSPSELLNEKVDADRDPYYVLGACNPAIANRALDVTKSIGGLFPCNMIVWEEEPGKQVVYHVSIMKLAKLSGMVPPDSEEWEAILDETGEMTSEAFEKIEARA; this is encoded by the coding sequence ATGACGCTCCCGTACGATCCTGCAGAGCTGACAGATGACGACATCGGCGAGAAACGTGCAACGCTAGAGATGGACCACGAGGAAGCGATAGAACTCGTCCGGGAGGTCTGTGCGGAGGTCGGTTTCGGCATCCCGGTCGAGTTTTCGCCCTCCGAGTTGCTCAACGAGAAAGTCGACGCCGACCGCGATCCCTACTACGTGCTTGGCGCGTGCAATCCCGCTATCGCGAACCGCGCGCTCGACGTCACGAAGTCGATCGGCGGCCTCTTTCCCTGCAACATGATCGTCTGGGAGGAGGAGCCGGGCAAGCAGGTCGTCTACCACGTCTCGATCATGAAACTGGCGAAGCTCTCGGGGATGGTGCCACCGGACAGCGAAGAGTGGGAGGCGATCCTCGACGAGACTGGCGAGATGACCTCGGAAGCCTTCGAGAAGATCGAAGCGCGCGCCTGA
- a CDS encoding CPBP family intramembrane glutamic endopeptidase translates to MSELASTARRTVSSLTWIQRSLIAAAGLLLLYQYWSTSGLTERVVRDLLLFVVGPLALGLAHGRRIGWQINRVAIRNTILLSAFVLPFYIVGSTLPSIRAFYPMWSTTLALGEFVPHAIQLFLLALATETYFRGLLCVGVRDLGFKCVFISPVVYALLHAGKPPIEFLLSGPTDVLFGAVDYYSDSILPSVVAHGLGLVLLDWLVLRDPVIPPELTLRALRWVPVPL, encoded by the coding sequence GTGAGCGAACTCGCGAGCACTGCGCGTCGAACGGTTTCTTCGCTTACCTGGATACAGCGCTCACTGATTGCAGCCGCGGGACTACTGCTCCTCTACCAGTACTGGTCGACGAGTGGCCTGACCGAGCGCGTCGTCCGCGACCTTCTCTTGTTCGTCGTCGGCCCGCTAGCCCTCGGTCTCGCGCACGGTCGTCGGATCGGCTGGCAGATCAATCGGGTCGCGATCCGTAACACCATCCTGCTGTCGGCCTTTGTGCTACCCTTCTATATCGTCGGCTCGACGCTGCCGAGTATCCGGGCGTTCTACCCGATGTGGTCGACGACGCTGGCGCTGGGCGAGTTCGTCCCCCATGCGATCCAGCTGTTCTTGCTCGCGCTGGCGACCGAGACGTACTTCCGGGGTCTGCTCTGTGTCGGTGTCCGGGACCTCGGGTTCAAATGCGTCTTCATTAGCCCAGTGGTCTACGCCCTGTTACACGCCGGAAAACCGCCAATCGAGTTCCTGCTATCGGGTCCGACTGACGTACTCTTCGGGGCCGTCGATTACTACAGTGACTCGATTCTGCCCTCGGTCGTCGCACATGGTCTGGGTCTGGTCCTGCTCGACTGGCTCGTGTTGCGCGATCCGGTCATCCCCCCAGAACTGACTTTGCGCGCACTCCGGTGGGTGCCGGTGCCGCTCTAG
- a CDS encoding DUF5789 family protein, whose translation MSDDDAEDETPAVELGEGTPVEGAPLARPASRLTWPVERSEVVRREGETVVRTPDGPQTLETLLEDIETTYFQSRQEFVGELEAVIGDGPIPTN comes from the coding sequence ATGTCAGACGACGACGCGGAAGACGAGACGCCCGCCGTCGAGCTCGGCGAGGGGACGCCAGTCGAAGGCGCACCGCTGGCCCGCCCCGCCTCACGGCTCACGTGGCCGGTCGAACGAAGCGAGGTCGTCCGCCGCGAGGGCGAGACGGTGGTCCGAACTCCCGACGGTCCGCAGACGCTCGAAACGCTGCTCGAAGACATCGAGACGACGTATTTCCAGAGTCGGCAGGAGTTCGTCGGCGAGCTCGAAGCAGTCATCGGTGACGGACCCATCCCGACCAACTGA